CTGCGCTTCTCAGCGCTCGACGACGACGCGCTCGGCAATTGGCTGACGTCACAGGTTCCCGAATGCGATGCGGACACTCGTGCTGCTGCTGTCCGCGCTTCGGGTGGATCGCCCGGGCTTGCCCTCGATTTCGTAAATCGCGGGCTTGGCCCCCTCGACACGCTGATGTCGCGCATCGTGCGCGATGGGGATCGAAATTTCGAATTGCGGGGCCAACTCGCGGATGTGGTCGGCGCGCGGCCGGATCGCGAGCGGATAGCTGCAATCCTCGACCTGGCCCGCTCGGTTCTCGCCAGCGAAATGAACCGCGCGGACCGCCACGCCTGGAGCCCGCTGGTCGATGCGCACGCCGAACTCGTCCGGCTTGCAGGCCAGGCGCCAACCTATAACTTCGATCCCGGATTGCTCGTGATGGAAATCGGCACCTTGCTCGCCTCGGCGGCGCCCGCTAGCGAGCGCGCCGATGTCTGAACCTTTTTATATCACCACCGCGATCAACTATCCGAACGGTCGCCCCCACATCGGCCATGCCTACGAGGCCGTGGCCGCCGACGTCATCGCGCGCTTTCACCGGGCGATGGGACGCGAGGTGCGTTTCCAGACCGGCACCGACGAGCACGGGCTGAAGATGGCTCGGAAGGCCGCCGAACAGAACCGCAGCGCGAGCGACCTCGCCGAAGAGATGTCCGGTTATTTCAAAGAGATGGCTGGCGCTCTCAACATCTCTTACGATCGCTTCATCCGTACCTCGGAAAGCGATCATCATCGCGCCAGCCAGACGATCTGGCGCGCGATGGAGGCCAGGGGCGATCTCTATCTCGATCGGTACGAGGGTTGGTATTCCGTTCGGGATGAAGCCTATTACGACGAGAAGGAACTGGTCGCCGGCGAGGCAGGCGAAAAGCTCTCGCCCCAGGGAACTCCCGTCGAATGGACTGTGGAAGAAAGCTGGTTCTTCCGCCTTTCCCGATATCAGGACCAGATTCTGGACCTGCTCCGCAGCCCCGGTTTCTGCGAGCCGGAAAGCCGCCGCAACGAAATGATCGCGTTCGTTTCGGGCGGTTTGAAGGATCTGTCGGTCAGCAGGACCAGCTTCGACTGGGGCGTCCCGGTTCCCGGCAGCGACGGCCATGTCATGTACGTCTGGGTCGATGCCCTGACGAACTACATCACCGGCCTCGGCTATCCCGACGACACCGATCTGTGGAGCAAGTTCTGGCCGGCGGACCTTCACCTGATCGGCAAGGACATCGTTCGTTTCCACACGGTCTATTGGCCAGCGTTCTTGATGAGCGCAGACCTGCCGCTCCCGAAAAAGGTGTTCGGTCACGGATTTCTGCTCAACCGGGGGCAGAAGGAGTCCAAGTCTCTCGGTAATGTGACCGATCCGCTTGAACTGGCGAGCCGTTTCGGTGTCGACCCGCTGCGCTATTTCTTCCTGCGGGAAATCGCCTTCGGGCAGGACGGTAGCTATTCTGCCGAAGCGATCGTCACCCGCGCCAATGCCGAACTGGCAAACAGCTTCGGCAATCTGGCGCAGCGAACTTTGTCCATGATTTTCAAAAACATGGAAGGTAAAATTGCAAGTCATGACGTCGCACAGAACGATGCTGACCTGATCGCTGCCGTTCGCAAGGCTTGCGAGGAGGATCTGCCGCGCGAGTTCGAGCGCCTGAATTTCTCCAACGGGCTCGAAGCATGGATGCGCGCAGTTTTCGCGTGCAATCAGTATGTCGACGAGCAGGCCCCTTGGGCCCTGCGCAAGACCGATCCTGAGCGGATGGAAGTCGTCCTCATGACCCTTCTGCGCTGTGTCCATGATCTTGCCATCGCCGTACGGCCGGTCGTGCCCGCCGCAGCGGACGCGCTTCTCGATCAGATGGGGGTTCGCGCCGATGAACGTGATTTTGCGTCGATCGGGAGCGAGGAGTGGTTCGACCGGCTGGTCGAAA
The nucleotide sequence above comes from Pelagerythrobacter marensis. Encoded proteins:
- the metG gene encoding methionine--tRNA ligase, producing the protein MSEPFYITTAINYPNGRPHIGHAYEAVAADVIARFHRAMGREVRFQTGTDEHGLKMARKAAEQNRSASDLAEEMSGYFKEMAGALNISYDRFIRTSESDHHRASQTIWRAMEARGDLYLDRYEGWYSVRDEAYYDEKELVAGEAGEKLSPQGTPVEWTVEESWFFRLSRYQDQILDLLRSPGFCEPESRRNEMIAFVSGGLKDLSVSRTSFDWGVPVPGSDGHVMYVWVDALTNYITGLGYPDDTDLWSKFWPADLHLIGKDIVRFHTVYWPAFLMSADLPLPKKVFGHGFLLNRGQKESKSLGNVTDPLELASRFGVDPLRYFFLREIAFGQDGSYSAEAIVTRANAELANSFGNLAQRTLSMIFKNMEGKIASHDVAQNDADLIAAVRKACEEDLPREFERLNFSNGLEAWMRAVFACNQYVDEQAPWALRKTDPERMEVVLMTLLRCVHDLAIAVRPVVPAAADALLDQMGVRADERDFASIGSEEWFDRLVESGFTIERPTGVFPRLELPDNEAV